Proteins encoded in a region of the Magallana gigas chromosome 8, xbMagGiga1.1, whole genome shotgun sequence genome:
- the LOC105332098 gene encoding protein mono-ADP-ribosyltransferase PARP14 isoform X8: MGSMEIERSIASAGVSNRLIHSMDVQKYDHNDLSLWEMDKALVTGFHPITTQETLINFIAPAAGVEIIYLVRGVQRDAAILVFADKPDFVKMSKQCKERTIGGYTLFAQMVEKCRTIFVKGIDRSITYDLVENFFCNKRKSGGGDVEKVNYHPEDGYCIVYFENPSDARNVAAQEKFTINEREVQAEMFYPCLGLSEKPTNWEGMPCVSYESNVYVINFVQTCSPACSQINEALQRKFVRIQWPKSKSDFIVKLQCTAALDVENAKEILKNWKEEALAEMDRHMKQFVYQLHSILPQAWSSFLARFKAVNIDDQVKVTVDFEKKNHRAIVTGYEENSEALTRTILNLIKTEESKIKNQSQRIMKNIHLDFHQCQKLRKAHFGKKLKNDFLDIYFKINIIKKVVNLTGKPTSVNKAVIKMHEYLMNTTSKSLIISKGRYKIMKEVKELFIAEMKAKGNKAVWNMTEDKVEMTSSNSKMADEALEIFKEFIPEERIKMKDLVKILTMHDWQTCEKELKHKHNERLNISSSSSEVCVTATKEIFENVCKQIEHVMKICFEKCRIDHRVVKLSKQQFRQLQYFGQNKISQITNASTSKELKIKQNQSNCSIEISGNNEEVKIAYEKLMKFITTLLEHSFSITEPRADVFYNSEKGREAMKKVEREELCINSNKEELQYVKELKEVESFKGMRRTSHYLPIIIAECELQCYDQTFYVMKGDVTKLKVDVIVSAANGDLDHCGGLALAISRAGGKSIQENSRAYIMSYGTVPDGEAIPAQPGELPCKMLIHAVGPKWSGGSRDEEYLLKDAIFRCLELTDKYKFSSIAIPALSAGYFGCPAEKSAMTILRAIELYMMYVFSSIKDIYFCDVDDIIVKEFVKCLKKKFGPKVKELNGVEHVQQSPVQYAYSDLEEETPRRIRSKSDYLNCEIKVISGNLAKMGFDVIVSSTDKSLNLSRGATSKSLLRAGGESLQEECTMKYKHGIQPGEVAMIKGGNLHCRQVYYGAIKKWDRYQGDALNKFAEFVDNCLQLAHNNWMNSMAFPALGTGRLGYPPALAAKTMFKCCRYFLRHNSLTTLKDISIVVYHDDIETFQIFRSVLRSEDMKT, from the exons ATGGGGAGTATGGAAATTGAAAGATCTATTGCGTCAG CCGGTGTATCTAATAGATTGATCCATTCTATGGATGTTCAGAAGTATGACCACAATGATTTAAGTCTGTGGGAAATGGACAAAGCCTTAGTAACAGGATTTCACCCTATAACAACACAAGAAACGCTGATAAATTTTATTGCGCCTGCGGCTGGTGTGGAAATAATATATCTGGTCAGAGGGGTACAAAGAGATGCAGCCATATTGGTGTTTGCTGATAAACCAG atttcgTAAAAATGTCTAAACAATGCAAGGAAAGAACAATTGGAGGTTACACTTTATTCGCACAGATGGTGGAGAAATGTCGAACTATTTTTGTCAAGGGGATTGACAGGAGCATTACCTATGACCTAGTAGAGAATTTTTTCTGTAACAAGAGGAAAAGTGGAGGTGGAGATGTGGAAAAGGTGAATTACCATCCAGAAGATGGTTACTGTATTGTCTACTTTGAAAATCCATCAG ATGCAAGAAATGTTGCAGCACAAGAAAAGTTTACTATTAATGAGAGAGAAGTACAAGCAGAGATGTTTTATCCCTGTCTTGGTTTGtcagaaaaaccaacaaattggGAAGGCATGCCATGTGTCTCATATGAAAGCAATGTATATGTCATTAACTTTGTTCAGACCTGTTCGCCGGCATGTAGCCAAATAAATGAGGCTTTACAAAGAAAGTTTGTCAGAATACAATGGCCAAAATCAAAGTCCGACTTCATTGTCAAGCTACAGTGTACAGCTGCCCTAGATGTGGAAAATGCAAAAGAAATTCTGAAAAACTGGAAAGAAGAAGCCTTGGCTGAGATGGATAGACATATGAAACAATTTGTATATCAACTGCATTCTATTTTACCCCAGGCATGGTCATCATTTCTAGCTCGGTTTAAAGCAGTGAATATCGATGATCAAGTCAAAGTGACCGtcgattttgaaaagaaaaatcacagaGCTATAGTAACTGGCTATGAAGAAAATTCTGAAGCCCTTACCCGGACAATTCTAAATCTAATTAAAACAGAGGAgtctaaaattaaaaaccaaTCACAGAGAATAATGAAAAACATACACTTGGACTTTCATCAATGCCAGAAACTAAGGAAAGCTCATTTTGGgaagaaattaaagaatgattttctagatatttattttaaaattaatatcatcAAAAAAGTGGTGAATTTAACTGGAAAGCCTACAAGTGTCAATAAGGCTGTAATCAAGATGCATGAATATCTGATGAATACAACATCAAAGTCGTTAATAATTTCAAAAGGACGTTATAAAATCATGAAGGAAGTAAAAGAGCTTTttattgcagaaatgaaagctAAAGGCAACAAGGCAGTTTGGAATATGACAGAAGACAAAGTTGAAATGACATCATCAAATTCGAAAATGGCTGATGAAGCCTTGGAGATTTTTAAGGAATTTATTCCAGAAGaaagaattaaaatgaaagaccttgttaaaattttgacaaTGCATGACTGGCAAACTTGTGAAAAGGAACTAAAACACAAACACAATGAGAGGCTGAATATTTCTTCTTCAAGCTCTGAAGTTTGTGTTACTGCTACtaaagaaatttttgaaaatgtatgcAAGCAGATAGAACATGTTATGAAAATCTGTTTTGAGAAATGCCGCATTGATCACAGAGTTGTGAAATTGTCTAAGCAACAGTTCAGACAATTGCAATATTTTggacaaaataaaatttcacaaaTCACAAATGCTAGTActtcaaaagaattaaaaataaaacaaaatcaatcaaaCTGTTCCATAGAAATCTCAGGCAACAATGAAGAAGTTAAAATTGCTTATGAAAAGTTGATGAAATTCATTACAACGCTTCTTGAACATAGTTTCAGCATAACGGAACCTAGAGCTGACGTGTTCTATAATTCAGAAAAAGGGCGAGAGGCTATGAAGAAAGTTGAAAGAGAAGAGTTATGTATCAATTCAAATAAAGAAGAATTGCAGTATGTTAAAGAATTGAAAGAAGTTGAGTCATTTAAAGGTATGAGAAGAACATCGCATTACTTACCTATAATAATCGCTGAATGTGAGTTGCAGTGTTACGATCAGACATTTTATGTGATGAAGGGTGATGTTACAAAATTGAAAGTTGACGTAATTGTTAGTGCTGCAAATGGAGACTTGGATCATTGTGGAGGTTTAGCCTTGGCAATATCTAGAGCAG GAGGAAAATCTATTCAAGAGAATAGTAGGGCATACATTATGTCATATGGCACTGTTCCAGATGGTGAAGCGATACCTGCTCAACCAGGTGAACTTCCCTGTAAAATGCTAATCCATGCCGTGGGACCAAAATGGAGTGGTGGAAGTCGTGACGAGGAGTATTTGCTAAAAGATGCCATATTTAGATGCTTGGAATTGACGgacaaatataaattttcttcAATAGCTATCCCTGCATTAAGTGCTGGATATTTCGGATGTCCTGCGGAAAAATCAGCGATGACCATTTTGCGTGCTATCGAATTATACATGATGTATGTATTTTCCTCAATCAAAGATATCTACTTTTGTGATGTGGATGATATCATTGTCAAAGAGTTTGTCAAATGTCTTAAGAAGAAATTCGGACCTAAAGTGAAGGAACTCAATGGCGTCGAGCATG TACAACAATCACCAGTTCAGTACGCATACTCTGATTTAGAAGAAGAGACGCCAAGAAGAATCAGGTCTAAGTCTGATTATTTAAACTGTGAGATCAAGGTTATCAGTGGCAATCTAGCAAAAATGGgg TTTGATGTGATTGTGAGCTCCACTGACAAATCATTAAACCTCTCTCGTGGTGCTACATCCAAGAGTCTACTCAGGGCAGGGGGTGAGTCTCTGCAAGAAGAATGTACAATGAAGTACAAACATGGCATTCAACCAGGAGAAGTAGCCATGATCAAGGGAGGTAATCTCCATTGTAGGCAAGTGTATTATGGAGCTATTAAGAAGTGGGATCGCTACCAAGGAGATGCACTCAAT AAGTTCGCTGAATTTGTTGATAACTGCCTGCAATTGGCTCACAATAATTGGATGAATTCCATGGCATTCCCAGCTTTAGGGACAGGAAGACTAGGTTATCCCCCTGCTCTTGCTGCAAAGACCATGTTTAAATGTTGTAGATATTTCCTACGTCACAATAGTTTAACTACATTGAAAGATATTTCTATTGTTGTCTATCATGATGATATAGAGACTTTTCAG ATATTTCGATCTGTACTGAGATCAGAAGATATGAAAACATAA
- the LOC105332098 gene encoding protein mono-ADP-ribosyltransferase PARP14 isoform X7 — protein sequence MEELEREEDHYKSESTPFAKEEIRDNSEKVEKLKEKDDQDIYVPKFFIPPISNRSIVHAVDKEYANVESVNEAQVCVGESFLSKPACLDSESKVMGSMEIERSIASAGVSNRLIHSMDVQKYDHNDLSLWEMDKALVTGFHPITTQETLINFIAPAAGVEIIYLVRGVQRDAAILVFADKPDFVKMSKQCKERTIGGYTLFAQMVEKCRTIFVKGIDRSITYDLVENFFCNKRKSGGGDVEKVNYHPEDGYCIVYFENPSDARNVAAQEKFTINEREVQAEMFYPCLGLSEKPTNWEGMPCVSYESNVYVINFVQTCSPACSQINEALQRKFVRIQWPKSKSDFIVKLQCTAALDVENAKEILKNWKEEALAEMDRHMKQFVYQLHSILPQAWSSFLARFKAVNIDDQVKVTVDFEKKNHRAIVTGYEENSEALTRTILNLIKTEESKIKNQSQRIMKNIHLDFHQCQKLRKAHFGKKLKNDFLDIYFKINIIKKVVNLTGKPTSVNKAVIKMHEYLMNTTSKSLIISKGRYKIMKEVKELFIAEMKAKGNKAVWNMTEDKVEMTSSNSKMADEALEIFKEFIPEERIKMKDLVKILTMHDWQTCEKELKHKHNERLNISSSSSEVCVTATKEIFENVCKQIEHVMKICFEKCRIDHRVVKLSKQQFRQLQYFGQNKISQITNASTSKELKIKQNQSNCSIEISGNNEEVKIAYEKLMKFITTLLEHSFSITEPRADVFYNSEKGREAMKKVEREELCINSNKEELQYVKELKEVESFKGMRRTSHYLPIIIAECELQCYDQTFYVMKGDVTKLKVDVIVSAANGDLDHCGGLALAISRAGGKSIQENSRAYIMSYGTVPDGEAIPAQPGELPCKMLIHAVGPKWSGGSRDEEYLLKDAIFRCLELTDKYKFSSIAIPALSAGYFGCPAEKSAMTILRAIELYMMYVFSSIKDIYFCDVDDIIVKEFVKCLKKKFGPKVKELNGVEHVQQSPVQYAYSDLEEETPRRIRSKSDYLNCEIKVISGNLAKMGFDVIVSSTDKSLNLSRGATSKSLLRAGGESLQEECTMKYKHGIQPGEVAMIKGGNLHCRQVYYGAIKKWDRYQGDALNKFAEFVDNCLQLAHNNWMNSMAFPALGTGRLGYPPALAAKTMFKCCRYFLRHNSLTTLKDISIVVYHDDIETFQIFRSVLRSEDMKT from the exons ATGGAAGAACTAGAACGTGAGGAAGACCATTACAA GTCTGAAAGCACACCATTTGCAAAAGAAGAAATCAGGg ATAATAGCGAAAAAGTGGAAAAACTAAAAGAGAAAGATGATCAAGACATATACGTTCCCAAGTTCTTTATTCCTCCAATTTCAAATCGTTCCATCGTCCATGCTGTAGACAAAGAGTATGCAAACGTTGAATCAGTTAATGAAGCACAAGTTTGTGTTGGAGAGTCGTTCCTTTCAAAGCCAGCATGTCTTGACTCTGAATCAAAAGTAATGGGGAGTATGGAAATTGAAAGATCTATTGCGTCAG CCGGTGTATCTAATAGATTGATCCATTCTATGGATGTTCAGAAGTATGACCACAATGATTTAAGTCTGTGGGAAATGGACAAAGCCTTAGTAACAGGATTTCACCCTATAACAACACAAGAAACGCTGATAAATTTTATTGCGCCTGCGGCTGGTGTGGAAATAATATATCTGGTCAGAGGGGTACAAAGAGATGCAGCCATATTGGTGTTTGCTGATAAACCAG atttcgTAAAAATGTCTAAACAATGCAAGGAAAGAACAATTGGAGGTTACACTTTATTCGCACAGATGGTGGAGAAATGTCGAACTATTTTTGTCAAGGGGATTGACAGGAGCATTACCTATGACCTAGTAGAGAATTTTTTCTGTAACAAGAGGAAAAGTGGAGGTGGAGATGTGGAAAAGGTGAATTACCATCCAGAAGATGGTTACTGTATTGTCTACTTTGAAAATCCATCAG ATGCAAGAAATGTTGCAGCACAAGAAAAGTTTACTATTAATGAGAGAGAAGTACAAGCAGAGATGTTTTATCCCTGTCTTGGTTTGtcagaaaaaccaacaaattggGAAGGCATGCCATGTGTCTCATATGAAAGCAATGTATATGTCATTAACTTTGTTCAGACCTGTTCGCCGGCATGTAGCCAAATAAATGAGGCTTTACAAAGAAAGTTTGTCAGAATACAATGGCCAAAATCAAAGTCCGACTTCATTGTCAAGCTACAGTGTACAGCTGCCCTAGATGTGGAAAATGCAAAAGAAATTCTGAAAAACTGGAAAGAAGAAGCCTTGGCTGAGATGGATAGACATATGAAACAATTTGTATATCAACTGCATTCTATTTTACCCCAGGCATGGTCATCATTTCTAGCTCGGTTTAAAGCAGTGAATATCGATGATCAAGTCAAAGTGACCGtcgattttgaaaagaaaaatcacagaGCTATAGTAACTGGCTATGAAGAAAATTCTGAAGCCCTTACCCGGACAATTCTAAATCTAATTAAAACAGAGGAgtctaaaattaaaaaccaaTCACAGAGAATAATGAAAAACATACACTTGGACTTTCATCAATGCCAGAAACTAAGGAAAGCTCATTTTGGgaagaaattaaagaatgattttctagatatttattttaaaattaatatcatcAAAAAAGTGGTGAATTTAACTGGAAAGCCTACAAGTGTCAATAAGGCTGTAATCAAGATGCATGAATATCTGATGAATACAACATCAAAGTCGTTAATAATTTCAAAAGGACGTTATAAAATCATGAAGGAAGTAAAAGAGCTTTttattgcagaaatgaaagctAAAGGCAACAAGGCAGTTTGGAATATGACAGAAGACAAAGTTGAAATGACATCATCAAATTCGAAAATGGCTGATGAAGCCTTGGAGATTTTTAAGGAATTTATTCCAGAAGaaagaattaaaatgaaagaccttgttaaaattttgacaaTGCATGACTGGCAAACTTGTGAAAAGGAACTAAAACACAAACACAATGAGAGGCTGAATATTTCTTCTTCAAGCTCTGAAGTTTGTGTTACTGCTACtaaagaaatttttgaaaatgtatgcAAGCAGATAGAACATGTTATGAAAATCTGTTTTGAGAAATGCCGCATTGATCACAGAGTTGTGAAATTGTCTAAGCAACAGTTCAGACAATTGCAATATTTTggacaaaataaaatttcacaaaTCACAAATGCTAGTActtcaaaagaattaaaaataaaacaaaatcaatcaaaCTGTTCCATAGAAATCTCAGGCAACAATGAAGAAGTTAAAATTGCTTATGAAAAGTTGATGAAATTCATTACAACGCTTCTTGAACATAGTTTCAGCATAACGGAACCTAGAGCTGACGTGTTCTATAATTCAGAAAAAGGGCGAGAGGCTATGAAGAAAGTTGAAAGAGAAGAGTTATGTATCAATTCAAATAAAGAAGAATTGCAGTATGTTAAAGAATTGAAAGAAGTTGAGTCATTTAAAGGTATGAGAAGAACATCGCATTACTTACCTATAATAATCGCTGAATGTGAGTTGCAGTGTTACGATCAGACATTTTATGTGATGAAGGGTGATGTTACAAAATTGAAAGTTGACGTAATTGTTAGTGCTGCAAATGGAGACTTGGATCATTGTGGAGGTTTAGCCTTGGCAATATCTAGAGCAG GAGGAAAATCTATTCAAGAGAATAGTAGGGCATACATTATGTCATATGGCACTGTTCCAGATGGTGAAGCGATACCTGCTCAACCAGGTGAACTTCCCTGTAAAATGCTAATCCATGCCGTGGGACCAAAATGGAGTGGTGGAAGTCGTGACGAGGAGTATTTGCTAAAAGATGCCATATTTAGATGCTTGGAATTGACGgacaaatataaattttcttcAATAGCTATCCCTGCATTAAGTGCTGGATATTTCGGATGTCCTGCGGAAAAATCAGCGATGACCATTTTGCGTGCTATCGAATTATACATGATGTATGTATTTTCCTCAATCAAAGATATCTACTTTTGTGATGTGGATGATATCATTGTCAAAGAGTTTGTCAAATGTCTTAAGAAGAAATTCGGACCTAAAGTGAAGGAACTCAATGGCGTCGAGCATG TACAACAATCACCAGTTCAGTACGCATACTCTGATTTAGAAGAAGAGACGCCAAGAAGAATCAGGTCTAAGTCTGATTATTTAAACTGTGAGATCAAGGTTATCAGTGGCAATCTAGCAAAAATGGgg TTTGATGTGATTGTGAGCTCCACTGACAAATCATTAAACCTCTCTCGTGGTGCTACATCCAAGAGTCTACTCAGGGCAGGGGGTGAGTCTCTGCAAGAAGAATGTACAATGAAGTACAAACATGGCATTCAACCAGGAGAAGTAGCCATGATCAAGGGAGGTAATCTCCATTGTAGGCAAGTGTATTATGGAGCTATTAAGAAGTGGGATCGCTACCAAGGAGATGCACTCAAT AAGTTCGCTGAATTTGTTGATAACTGCCTGCAATTGGCTCACAATAATTGGATGAATTCCATGGCATTCCCAGCTTTAGGGACAGGAAGACTAGGTTATCCCCCTGCTCTTGCTGCAAAGACCATGTTTAAATGTTGTAGATATTTCCTACGTCACAATAGTTTAACTACATTGAAAGATATTTCTATTGTTGTCTATCATGATGATATAGAGACTTTTCAG ATATTTCGATCTGTACTGAGATCAGAAGATATGAAAACATAA
- the LOC105332098 gene encoding protein mono-ADP-ribosyltransferase PARP14 isoform X6 has translation MEELEREEDHYKSESTPFAKEEIRDLFLDNSEKVEKLKEKDDQDIYVPKFFIPPISNRSIVHAVDKEYANVESVNEAQVCVGESFLSKPACLDSESKVMGSMEIERSIASAGVSNRLIHSMDVQKYDHNDLSLWEMDKALVTGFHPITTQETLINFIAPAAGVEIIYLVRGVQRDAAILVFADKPDFVKMSKQCKERTIGGYTLFAQMVEKCRTIFVKGIDRSITYDLVENFFCNKRKSGGGDVEKVNYHPEDGYCIVYFENPSDARNVAAQEKFTINEREVQAEMFYPCLGLSEKPTNWEGMPCVSYESNVYVINFVQTCSPACSQINEALQRKFVRIQWPKSKSDFIVKLQCTAALDVENAKEILKNWKEEALAEMDRHMKQFVYQLHSILPQAWSSFLARFKAVNIDDQVKVTVDFEKKNHRAIVTGYEENSEALTRTILNLIKTEESKIKNQSQRIMKNIHLDFHQCQKLRKAHFGKKLKNDFLDIYFKINIIKKVVNLTGKPTSVNKAVIKMHEYLMNTTSKSLIISKGRYKIMKEVKELFIAEMKAKGNKAVWNMTEDKVEMTSSNSKMADEALEIFKEFIPEERIKMKDLVKILTMHDWQTCEKELKHKHNERLNISSSSSEVCVTATKEIFENVCKQIEHVMKICFEKCRIDHRVVKLSKQQFRQLQYFGQNKISQITNASTSKELKIKQNQSNCSIEISGNNEEVKIAYEKLMKFITTLLEHSFSITEPRADVFYNSEKGREAMKKVEREELCINSNKEELQYVKELKEVESFKGMRRTSHYLPIIIAECELQCYDQTFYVMKGDVTKLKVDVIVSAANGDLDHCGGLALAISRAGGKSIQENSRAYIMSYGTVPDGEAIPAQPGELPCKMLIHAVGPKWSGGSRDEEYLLKDAIFRCLELTDKYKFSSIAIPALSAGYFGCPAEKSAMTILRAIELYMMYVFSSIKDIYFCDVDDIIVKEFVKCLKKKFGPKVKELNGVEHVQQSPVQYAYSDLEEETPRRIRSKSDYLNCEIKVISGNLAKMGFDVIVSSTDKSLNLSRGATSKSLLRAGGESLQEECTMKYKHGIQPGEVAMIKGGNLHCRQVYYGAIKKWDRYQGDALNKFAEFVDNCLQLAHNNWMNSMAFPALGTGRLGYPPALAAKTMFKCCRYFLRHNSLTTLKDISIVVYHDDIETFQIFRSVLRSEDMKT, from the exons ATGGAAGAACTAGAACGTGAGGAAGACCATTACAA GTCTGAAAGCACACCATTTGCAAAAGAAGAAATCAGGg atttgttTTTAGATAATAGCGAAAAAGTGGAAAAACTAAAAGAGAAAGATGATCAAGACATATACGTTCCCAAGTTCTTTATTCCTCCAATTTCAAATCGTTCCATCGTCCATGCTGTAGACAAAGAGTATGCAAACGTTGAATCAGTTAATGAAGCACAAGTTTGTGTTGGAGAGTCGTTCCTTTCAAAGCCAGCATGTCTTGACTCTGAATCAAAAGTAATGGGGAGTATGGAAATTGAAAGATCTATTGCGTCAG CCGGTGTATCTAATAGATTGATCCATTCTATGGATGTTCAGAAGTATGACCACAATGATTTAAGTCTGTGGGAAATGGACAAAGCCTTAGTAACAGGATTTCACCCTATAACAACACAAGAAACGCTGATAAATTTTATTGCGCCTGCGGCTGGTGTGGAAATAATATATCTGGTCAGAGGGGTACAAAGAGATGCAGCCATATTGGTGTTTGCTGATAAACCAG atttcgTAAAAATGTCTAAACAATGCAAGGAAAGAACAATTGGAGGTTACACTTTATTCGCACAGATGGTGGAGAAATGTCGAACTATTTTTGTCAAGGGGATTGACAGGAGCATTACCTATGACCTAGTAGAGAATTTTTTCTGTAACAAGAGGAAAAGTGGAGGTGGAGATGTGGAAAAGGTGAATTACCATCCAGAAGATGGTTACTGTATTGTCTACTTTGAAAATCCATCAG ATGCAAGAAATGTTGCAGCACAAGAAAAGTTTACTATTAATGAGAGAGAAGTACAAGCAGAGATGTTTTATCCCTGTCTTGGTTTGtcagaaaaaccaacaaattggGAAGGCATGCCATGTGTCTCATATGAAAGCAATGTATATGTCATTAACTTTGTTCAGACCTGTTCGCCGGCATGTAGCCAAATAAATGAGGCTTTACAAAGAAAGTTTGTCAGAATACAATGGCCAAAATCAAAGTCCGACTTCATTGTCAAGCTACAGTGTACAGCTGCCCTAGATGTGGAAAATGCAAAAGAAATTCTGAAAAACTGGAAAGAAGAAGCCTTGGCTGAGATGGATAGACATATGAAACAATTTGTATATCAACTGCATTCTATTTTACCCCAGGCATGGTCATCATTTCTAGCTCGGTTTAAAGCAGTGAATATCGATGATCAAGTCAAAGTGACCGtcgattttgaaaagaaaaatcacagaGCTATAGTAACTGGCTATGAAGAAAATTCTGAAGCCCTTACCCGGACAATTCTAAATCTAATTAAAACAGAGGAgtctaaaattaaaaaccaaTCACAGAGAATAATGAAAAACATACACTTGGACTTTCATCAATGCCAGAAACTAAGGAAAGCTCATTTTGGgaagaaattaaagaatgattttctagatatttattttaaaattaatatcatcAAAAAAGTGGTGAATTTAACTGGAAAGCCTACAAGTGTCAATAAGGCTGTAATCAAGATGCATGAATATCTGATGAATACAACATCAAAGTCGTTAATAATTTCAAAAGGACGTTATAAAATCATGAAGGAAGTAAAAGAGCTTTttattgcagaaatgaaagctAAAGGCAACAAGGCAGTTTGGAATATGACAGAAGACAAAGTTGAAATGACATCATCAAATTCGAAAATGGCTGATGAAGCCTTGGAGATTTTTAAGGAATTTATTCCAGAAGaaagaattaaaatgaaagaccttgttaaaattttgacaaTGCATGACTGGCAAACTTGTGAAAAGGAACTAAAACACAAACACAATGAGAGGCTGAATATTTCTTCTTCAAGCTCTGAAGTTTGTGTTACTGCTACtaaagaaatttttgaaaatgtatgcAAGCAGATAGAACATGTTATGAAAATCTGTTTTGAGAAATGCCGCATTGATCACAGAGTTGTGAAATTGTCTAAGCAACAGTTCAGACAATTGCAATATTTTggacaaaataaaatttcacaaaTCACAAATGCTAGTActtcaaaagaattaaaaataaaacaaaatcaatcaaaCTGTTCCATAGAAATCTCAGGCAACAATGAAGAAGTTAAAATTGCTTATGAAAAGTTGATGAAATTCATTACAACGCTTCTTGAACATAGTTTCAGCATAACGGAACCTAGAGCTGACGTGTTCTATAATTCAGAAAAAGGGCGAGAGGCTATGAAGAAAGTTGAAAGAGAAGAGTTATGTATCAATTCAAATAAAGAAGAATTGCAGTATGTTAAAGAATTGAAAGAAGTTGAGTCATTTAAAGGTATGAGAAGAACATCGCATTACTTACCTATAATAATCGCTGAATGTGAGTTGCAGTGTTACGATCAGACATTTTATGTGATGAAGGGTGATGTTACAAAATTGAAAGTTGACGTAATTGTTAGTGCTGCAAATGGAGACTTGGATCATTGTGGAGGTTTAGCCTTGGCAATATCTAGAGCAG GAGGAAAATCTATTCAAGAGAATAGTAGGGCATACATTATGTCATATGGCACTGTTCCAGATGGTGAAGCGATACCTGCTCAACCAGGTGAACTTCCCTGTAAAATGCTAATCCATGCCGTGGGACCAAAATGGAGTGGTGGAAGTCGTGACGAGGAGTATTTGCTAAAAGATGCCATATTTAGATGCTTGGAATTGACGgacaaatataaattttcttcAATAGCTATCCCTGCATTAAGTGCTGGATATTTCGGATGTCCTGCGGAAAAATCAGCGATGACCATTTTGCGTGCTATCGAATTATACATGATGTATGTATTTTCCTCAATCAAAGATATCTACTTTTGTGATGTGGATGATATCATTGTCAAAGAGTTTGTCAAATGTCTTAAGAAGAAATTCGGACCTAAAGTGAAGGAACTCAATGGCGTCGAGCATG TACAACAATCACCAGTTCAGTACGCATACTCTGATTTAGAAGAAGAGACGCCAAGAAGAATCAGGTCTAAGTCTGATTATTTAAACTGTGAGATCAAGGTTATCAGTGGCAATCTAGCAAAAATGGgg TTTGATGTGATTGTGAGCTCCACTGACAAATCATTAAACCTCTCTCGTGGTGCTACATCCAAGAGTCTACTCAGGGCAGGGGGTGAGTCTCTGCAAGAAGAATGTACAATGAAGTACAAACATGGCATTCAACCAGGAGAAGTAGCCATGATCAAGGGAGGTAATCTCCATTGTAGGCAAGTGTATTATGGAGCTATTAAGAAGTGGGATCGCTACCAAGGAGATGCACTCAAT AAGTTCGCTGAATTTGTTGATAACTGCCTGCAATTGGCTCACAATAATTGGATGAATTCCATGGCATTCCCAGCTTTAGGGACAGGAAGACTAGGTTATCCCCCTGCTCTTGCTGCAAAGACCATGTTTAAATGTTGTAGATATTTCCTACGTCACAATAGTTTAACTACATTGAAAGATATTTCTATTGTTGTCTATCATGATGATATAGAGACTTTTCAG ATATTTCGATCTGTACTGAGATCAGAAGATATGAAAACATAA